One part of the Amphiura filiformis chromosome 5, Afil_fr2py, whole genome shotgun sequence genome encodes these proteins:
- the LOC140153228 gene encoding E3 ubiquitin-protein ligase TRIM65-like, translating into MASASGNNPDVSVTLMEDDLSCNICYNLLREPKDLDCPHVFCLQCLQKWVKNKPTVECPECHHITSVPHGGLVNLKTNLRLKSMVDKYAEHVEKHKSVPMCPNHEGEKQHFFCVTCGVTVCHDCLVSQHPISQHEIKELTVIVTTQKTEMKAKMGNVEQEMKRIEGDAKKLEEMERQLQAARSKAEHDVKKRVRVAMFEVEAKGKEMIASIQASYRQHMKTLSEKRHETNDMVTRLRNVHTATQNVVDTAADHIYMKQHSLLVDKVDTLCESISQYEIQSPDLANLQFNPGSGTVNSSWFGDLAANDTRLHELKLTAEFGAFQQAQGIAVTKTGVLAVVDFTAKEVRIHRLVNGEYKPQFSLDSSAHSPGKIYEAI; encoded by the coding sequence ATGGCTTCAGCATCAGGCAATAATCCGGATGTTTCTGTTACATTAATGGAGGATGATTTATCTTGTAACATTTGTTATAATCTACTAAGAGAACCCAAGGATTTGGACTGTCCTCATGTGTTCTGTCTGCAATGTCTTCAGAAATGGGTGAAAAACAAACCAACAGTTGAGTGTCCAGAATGTCATCATATCACTTCTGTACCACATGGAGGATTGGTTAACTTGAAGACTAACTTACGCTTAAAATCCATGGTAGACAAATATGCTGAGCATGTTGAGAAACATAAGAGTGTGCCGATGTGCCCAAATCATGAGGGAGAAAAGCAACATTTCTTCTGTGTTACTTGTGGTGTTACAGTTTGTCATGACTGTCTTGTGTCGCAGCATCCGATATCGCAACATGAAATAAAAGAGCTTACAGTTATTGTTACGACACAAAAAACAGAAATGAAAGCTAAAATGGGTAACGTTGAGCAAGAAATGAAGAGAATAGAAGGTGATGCAAAGAAATTGGAGGAGATGGAAAGACAGTTGCAAGCGGCCAGGTCGAAAGCAGAACACGATGTCAAGAAACGAGTGCGAGTAGCTATGTTTGAAGTAGAAGCCAAAGGGAAAGAAATGATTGCATCAATCCAAGCTTCATATCGGCAACACATGAAGACACTAAGCGAAAAACGGCATGAGACAAATGATATGGTTACTCGATTGCGCAATGTTCATACAGCCACGCAAAATGTAGTTGATACAGCAGCTGATCACATCTACATGAAACAGCACTCGTTACTTGTAGATAAAGTGGACACACTATGTGAAAGTATCAGCCAATATGAAATACAGTCTCCAGACTTGGCTAATTTGCAGTTTAATCCAGGATCAGGTACAGTGAATTCATCATGGTTTGGTGACCTGGCTGCCAATGATACTAGATTGCATGAATTGAAACTTACTGCTGAATTTGGTGCATTTCAGCAAGCACAAGGAATTGCAGTAACCAAAACAGGTGTACTTGCAGTGGTTGACTTTACAGCTAAAGAAGTCAGGATACATCGCCTTGTCAATGGGGAATACAAACCACAGTTTAGTCTCGACTCCTCAGCTCATAGTCCTGGGAAAATTTACGAAGCCATTTGA
- the LOC140152234 gene encoding uncharacterized protein, producing the protein MLLILSHSGGVAAGDDDGADMDVSDGNGGGNDPGNDPGNDPNDDDDDDDDDDDDDPNGDDDGNEPGNDDDDPDNDDPNGDDDGSEPDPSDDDDDNDDDDDDPSGSDDGSSSDEGSGSGDSSTNPSDGSEGEGDGEDDGEDDVGSEFEDEERRVQIVRMRRWCCHLNAGDKDLSGTWTHGR; encoded by the exons ATGTTACTTATTCTATCACACTCAGGTGGTGTTGCTGCTGGAGATGATGATGGTGCTGATATGGATGTGTCTGATGGCAATGGTGGTGGTAATGACCCTGGTAATGACCCTGGCAATGATCccaacgatgacgatgatgatgacgatgacgatgacgatgatgaccccaatggtgacgatgatggtaaTGAACCTGGCAATGACGATGATGATCCTGACAATGATGACCCCAACGGTGACGATGATGGTAGTGAACCTGATCccagtgatgatgatgacgacaatgacgatgatgatgatgaccccaGTGGCAGTGATGATG GTAGTAGTAGTGATGAGGGATCTGGGTCTGGAGACAGTAGTACCAACCCATCAGATGGCAGTGAAGGCGAAGGTGACGGTGAAGATGACGGTGAAGATGACGTGGGGTCTGAATTTGAAGATGAAGAGAGGAGAGTTCAGATAGTTCGGATGAGGAGATGGTGTTGCCACCTCAACGCCGGCGACAAAGACCTATCCGGCACTTGGACTCATGGCCGCTAG
- the LOC140153227 gene encoding CDAN1-interacting nuclease 1-like, with protein sequence MLLIKMMKQSRYNAVIAVLTSPECDGTTESISAVAQQFPGVSHRTLVSIYSQNVQLKTKQTHYGHSEAAPEYYQRYQERMAESPGQPVLLQMAREIDFPPALMARLVVEQYAASLPNAAETTPKGLITKYLKEPFRIEDPHLANQVEQCILMDTTYGPVVESIKHSVGNEYEFLLKIRLQQNNLEFLGEEDMRKKGYDKTPDIKLNVPIAVNGRIVNWIESKASFGDTHSHSQYMKDQFWSYVNRFGSGMVIYWFGFIQELDVTSEDGIMLAHDFPHDFIALRPDNT encoded by the exons ATGTTATTGATAAAAATGATGAAACAATCGAGATATAACGCAGTTATTGCCGTCTTGACGTCTCCAGAATGCGATGGAACGACAGAAAGTATTTCAGCAGTTGCACAGCAATTTCCCGG TGTTTCTCATCGGACTCTTGTCAGCATATATTCACAGAATGTGCAG TTGAAAACCAAGCAAACTCACTATGGCCATTCAGAAGCTGCTCCAGAATACTATCAAAG ATATCAAGAAAGAATGGCAGAGAGCCCAGGTCAACCAGTCTTATTGCAAATGGCAAGAGAA atTGATTTTCCACCTGCTCTCATGGCCAGGCTTGTTGTAGAACAATATGCAGCATCACTACCCAATGCAGCAGAGACAA CTCCTAAAGGTTTAATTACCAAATATTTGAAGGAACCATTCAGGATTGAGGATCCTCATCTTGCTAACCAAGTGGAACag TGTATACTGATGGACACGACTTATGGTCCAGTAGTAGAGAGCATTAAACA TTCTGTCGGCAATGAGTATGAATTTCTATTGAAAATTAGACTGCAACAAAACAATCTAGAATTTCTAG GTGAAGAAGATATGAGAAAGAAAGGTTATGACAAGACACCAGACATTAAGCTGAATGTACCAATAG CTGTCAATGGTCGTATTGTGAACTGGATAGAGAGCAAGGCCTCATTTGGTGATACACACAGCCATAGCCAGTACATGAAGGACCAGTTTTGGAGCTATGTTAACAG ATTTGGGTCCGGCATGGTAATCTATTGGTTTGGCTTCATACAAGAACTGGATGTGACATCTGAGGATGGCATCATGTTAGCGCATGACTTCCCTCATGACTTCATAGCATTAAGACCAGACAACACATGA